A segment of the Rhizobium leguminosarum bv. trifolii WSM1325 genome:
AGCTGCAAAGCCGCCGCTTCGAGGACGCCACGCCCGAGGAGCGTTCGGCCATCATCCGGCTGAGTTTTGCCTATATCGAGCCGCGCCACCGCTTCGGCTTGCTGACGAACGAGCTGATGGACAAGATCGTCAGCGCCCGCAAGCAGTTCCACGAGCATATTCCGGCCGATCTCGCCGAGCTGATCGAGCGCTACGACGCCGAGCGTTTCACCCCGTCGGCAAGCCTGATGGACAATGTGCTTTTTGGCCGTATCGCCTATCAGCAGGCCGACGCCTCCGACCGCCTCCGCGGCATCATGGGCGAACTCTTCGACGCGCTCGATCTTTATGACGACGTGCTGTCGATCGGCCTCGAATTCGACGTCGGCTCCGGCGGCAAACGGCTGACCATGGTGCAGCGGCAGAAGCTGAACCTGGCCCGCGCGCTGTTGAAGCGCTCGGATTATTTCATCTTCAACCGGCCGCTGTCGGCGCTCGACCAGCGCGTTCAGGATCAGATCACCCGCAACATCATCGAGAACCTGCACGAGGAAGGCCATCGGCCGGCGATCATCTGGGTGCTTTCCAATGCCCGGCTGGCGGAGATGTTCGACCGGATCCTGCTCTTCGACCGCGGCGGATTGGCGGAAGCCGGAAACTTTCCGGAACTTTCCGAGAAAAACGGGATGTTCAAGGAACTGTTATCGTAATATTCTATAGGGGCGGCGATGGTGGGTGTTCCCGATGGGAACGCCTCGGAGTTTGAAGATGCCTGGTCCCGTGGGACCCTGCATCAGGGGATTGAAACGCTCATGCTGTTGAGAGACGAAGTCGAAATGCTGCGAAGGGTGCCGATCTTTTCAAGGATCGCGCCAGCAAAGCTCAAGCTTTTGGCCTTTACCTCCGATCGCATGACCTATAAGGCCGGGCAGGACCTCTTCCATCAGGGCGATGTCGGTGATGCCGCCTATGTCATCCTCACGGGTACGGCCGATATCGTCGTCGCCTCGCCGGCGGGCGAGATCAAGGTCGCTGACGTCGAACCCAATTCCATCGTCGGCGAAATCGCCATTCTCTGCGATGTCTCGCGCACGGCAACGGTGCGCGCCACCTCGCCGCTCGAAGTGCTGCGCATCAGCAAGGAGCACTTTCTGAAGCTGCTCAGCGATTTTCCGGAGATGGCCGTGGAAATCATGCGGGTGCTGGCCGACCGCCTGAACCACACCACGGCGGAACTGACCGCGGCCCGGGCGGCGAAACAGCCGCAAATGGCGCAGTAAAAACGCGTTCAGCGTTTCGGCGGCCATTGCTGGGCACCATGGAGAAGGCGCAAAATTTCTACCTGTGCGTTTCTGTCGATGCGATAGATCAGCAGAAATGCAGTGCGCGGAATGACCAATTCCCGCGTTCCGTCGAGACGGCCACCGCGTCCTGCTTCGGGGTGATCGCCAAGTATTTGGGCTTGATGTCGGATGACATCATCCAATGCGATTGCAGCCTTTGGATTTTCAGCAAAGATGTGCCGGATCTGACCTTCCCGATCCAGGAGAGCCTGCTGCAGCCATTTGACGATCAAGAAGCCTTATCTCCGGATTCCAACTGCGCGAACAGTTCGGCCCGAAGCTTGTCCATTCGCTCTTCGGCCTCCTGCGCACTTATCCAGACAGCGTTCGGATCATCGGCTTCCCGGATCGCCTCCTCGACCTGTTTGCGGAACCACTTGTCGTATTCCGCCGCCTCATGAGTACGACGCAGAGCTGCGGCCCGATCCGGCCGCGATGCCGTCTCCGGAGCGTAACCGGCCGCATCGACTTCGAACCGCGAGATGCCGACATCCTTGAGATAAGTAACCAAGGTATCCATGCGCTTGAACACGCGCACCTGCCGGCTGCGTTGGGCGGCAAGCGGGCGCTCGACCTTGCCGTATCGGATGACGACGGACCAGCCGCCGGTCTTGCCAACGACATGCGCGGCATCGACCGATCCTGCTTCGACAAGGCGCGAAAGGGTCGTATGATCGATGGTTTCCGCGGTCATGGCATATCCTCGTTCAGGCCGATTAGGATATGCATTTAATTATAGATTGCAATGCATTCAATAATTAGAACCGCGCTGCCCGAAAACGAAAGCCTGCATGGTTTTCCATGCAGGCCGGTATGTGCAAGTCCGTCTATTCGCGCTGTTCCAGTGCCCTGCTGAAGGCGAGGGCTGCAAGCGTGCAGATGGCGCCGGACAGCAGGTAGTAGCCGACGAAGGTCAGGCCGAAGCGGCTGGAAAGGCTGAGCGCCACCAGCGGCGCAAAACCGGCGCCGATCAACCAGGCAAGATCCGAGGTGAAGGCTGCACCCGTATAGCGATAGCCGCGGCCAAAGCGGGACGAGATCGAGCCCGTCGCCTGGCCGAAGGAAAGGCCGAGCACGCCGAAGCCGATGATGACGAAAGCGTCATGGCCGCTATTGCCGGATGCAATCAGGCTCGGCCCGATAAAGCTGAAGACGGCGATGATGACGGCGCAGATTGCAAGCTGGGCGCGCCGGCCGATACGGTCGGCGATCAGGCCCGAGGCGATGATGGTGATGATGCCGACCGCGGCGCCGACCACCTGCACCACCATGAAGGCGCCGATCGGCTGGTTGCCGTAAAGGCTCATCCAGCCGAGCGGGAAGATGGTGACGAGGTGGAACATGGCAAAACTCGCGAGCGGCACGAAGGCGCCGATCAGGATGTCGCGGCCGTGAACGCGTAGCACATCGAGGATAGGGGCTGCTTCCAGCTCGTGCTGTTCCAGCAGCGTGCCGAATTCCTTGGTCATGACGAGGCGCAACCGCGCAAACAGTGCCACGACGTTGATCGCGAAGGCGACGAAGAAGGGATACCGCCAGCCCCAGGAGAGGAAATCCTCACTGGAAAGATTGGCGACGAAATAACCGAACAGGGTGCTGGCCAGCGCAAAGCCGATCGGCGCGCCGAGCTGCGGGATCATCGCATACCAGCCGCGGTGCTTGGCCGGCGCGTTGAGCGCAAGCAGCGAGGCAAGGCCGTCCCAGGCGCCGCCGAGCGCGAAGCCCTGGCCGAGACGGAAAAGCGCCAGCAATGCGATCGACCAGGCGCCGATCTCCTCGTAACCCGGCAGGAAGGCGATCGAGGCGGTGGAGCCGCCGAGCAGGAAGAGCGCGATCGTCAGCTTGGTGCCACGGCCGTACAGCCGGTCGATCGTCATGAAGACGACGGAGCCGACGGGGCGGGCCAGGAAGGCCAGCGAGAAGATGGCGAAGGAATAGAGCGTACCCGTCAGCCTGTCCGGCGCGAAGGGAAAGATCAGCTGTGGAAAGACCAGGACCGAAGCGAGGCCGTAAACGAAGAAATCGAAGAATTCCGACATGCGGCCGATCACCACGCCGATGGCGATACTACCAGGCGAAACCGGTTTGTCGTCGTGAATGCGCCGCGCGTCGCGTTCCAGCGACGACGACGATGGTCCATAATTCGATGTTGTAGCCATAAAACGCCTCCCTCGTTGAAGCGCTTTCGGCAAGGCGCCTCAGCCTGATCTTGATCAAACCCGCAGGCTTATCAAGTCCGTAAGACGTAAATAGTTCATCATGGCGGCTCAAAATGAGGCGTGGGCGGAAAAAATAGCGTGATCCGACCGGCGATTTTCGGATGGGAACGCTGGCATGGCCGGCTCTGGCGGATATATTGATTGAAACATGCGCTCGCCAAAGAATCCTTCTTGATTTCATCAGGATTTCAAAGCTGTAGTGCAACACGATTTATGCCGCGATGCGGCATGCTTGCTGCACTGCGACCAAACACCTCATGTCGCTATCAGGTCCAGTGCGTTAGTCGCGGAACGAACGAAACAACAAGAGCTTAGAGACGTGCTAAAACTCGTGAAGTTTTCCCGCCTTCTATCCGTCTTGCCGCTGCTTTTCCTGGCAGGATGCAACATGGTGGTCATGGCGCCATCAGGCGACATCGCCGCGCAACAGCGCGATCTCATCGTCATCTCGACGGTGCTGATGCTTTTGATCATCATCCCGGTGATCTTCCTGACGCTGTTCTTCGCCTGGCGCTACCGCCGCTCCAATACGGCCGCCACCTACGCGCCGGAATGGCACCATTCGACCCGCCTCGAAATCGTGATCTGGGCGGCGCCGCTCGCGATCATCATCGCGCTCGGCGCCGTGACCTGGATTTCCACCCATAAGCTCGATCCCTACCGCCCGCTCGACCGCCTCGATGCGGAGCGCGCCATTCCGGCCGATGCCAAGCCGTTGAACGTCGAGGTCGTGGCGCTCGACTGGAAGTGGCTGTTCTTCTATCCCGATCTCGGCATCGCCACCGTCAACGAACTCGCCGCCCCGGTCGACATGCCGATCAATTTCAAGATCACCGCCTCCTCGGTGATGAATTCCTTCTATATCCCTGCCCTGGCCGGCCAGATCTATGCGATGCCCGGCATGGAGACGAAGCTGCACGCCGTCATCAACAAGCAAGGCGAATATGAGGGCTTCTCCGCCAATTACAGCGGAAGCGGCTT
Coding sequences within it:
- a CDS encoding conserved hypothetical protein (KEGG: rec:RHECIAT_PA0000033 hypothetical protein), yielding MTAETIDHTTLSRLVEAGSVDAAHVVGKTGGWSVVIRYGKVERPLAAQRSRQVRVFKRMDTLVTYLKDVGISRFEVDAAGYAPETASRPDRAAALRRTHEAAEYDKWFRKQVEEAIREADDPNAVWISAQEAEERMDKLRAELFAQLESGDKAS
- a CDS encoding putative transcriptional regulator, Crp/Fnr family (PFAM: cyclic nucleotide-binding~SMART: cyclic nucleotide-binding~KEGG: rec:RHECIAT_PA0000036 putative transcriptional regulator protein), which produces MLLRDEVEMLRRVPIFSRIAPAKLKLLAFTSDRMTYKAGQDLFHQGDVGDAAYVILTGTADIVVASPAGEIKVADVEPNSIVGEIAILCDVSRTATVRATSPLEVLRISKEHFLKLLSDFPEMAVEIMRVLADRLNHTTAELTAARAAKQPQMAQ
- a CDS encoding General substrate transporter (PFAM: General substrate transporter~KEGG: rec:RHECIAT_PA0000031 putative ABC transporter, permease protein~SNP /replace=A~SNP /replace=T~SNP /replace=G~SNP /replace=C~SNP /replace=A); its protein translation is MATTSNYGPSSSSLERDARRIHDDKPVSPGSIAIGVVIGRMSEFFDFFVYGLASVLVFPQLIFPFAPDRLTGTLYSFAIFSLAFLARPVGSVVFMTIDRLYGRGTKLTIALFLLGGSTASIAFLPGYEEIGAWSIALLALFRLGQGFALGGAWDGLASLLALNAPAKHRGWYAMIPQLGAPIGFALASTLFGYFVANLSSEDFLSWGWRYPFFVAFAINVVALFARLRLVMTKEFGTLLEQHELEAAPILDVLRVHGRDILIGAFVPLASFAMFHLVTIFPLGWMSLYGNQPIGAFMVVQVVGAAVGIITIIASGLIADRIGRRAQLAICAVIIAVFSFIGPSLIASGNSGHDAFVIIGFGVLGLSFGQATGSISSRFGRGYRYTGAAFTSDLAWLIGAGFAPLVALSLSSRFGLTFVGYYLLSGAICTLAALAFSRALEQRE
- a CDS encoding ubiquinol oxidase, subunit II (TIGRFAM: ubiquinol oxidase, subunit II~PFAM: COX aromatic rich domain protein; cytochrome c oxidase subunit II~KEGG: ret:RHE_PE00030 cytochrome o ubiquinol oxidase, subunit II protein), whose product is MVVMAPSGDIAAQQRDLIVISTVLMLLIIIPVIFLTLFFAWRYRRSNTAATYAPEWHHSTRLEIVIWAAPLAIIIALGAVTWISTHKLDPYRPLDRLDAERAIPADAKPLNVEVVALDWKWLFFYPDLGIATVNELAAPVDMPINFKITASSVMNSFYIPALAGQIYAMPGMETKLHAVINKQGEYEGFSANYSGSGFSHMRFKFHGLTQEGFDAWVAQVKQQGTMLNRDAYLKLEKPSEKEPVRYYAGADADLYNAILNMCAAPGKMCMNEMMHIDMMGGGGKESAENREKLRYDDRHADEGIVAPAATVPATGAPARSEPAERTDGNNMQHDMPGMPSTPGMDMQHEGHSMPGMSNGADPAPAQLNNNN
- a CDS encoding addiction module toxin, RelE/StbE family (TIGRFAM: addiction module toxin, RelE/StbE family~PFAM: plasmid stabilization system~KEGG: ret:RHE_PE00033 hypothetical protein); the encoded protein is MIVKWLQQALLDREGQIRHIFAENPKAAIALDDVIRHQAQILGDHPEAGRGGRLDGTRELVIPRTAFLLIYRIDRNAQVEILRLLHGAQQWPPKR